One window from the genome of Rhodococcus sp. ABRD24 encodes:
- a CDS encoding DUF2516 family protein → MFNVQGITGLIMFALQLLALAAAAFAIFHAVRQRKDAFTAVDKLTKPIWLGILVAALFVVFLFGPVHLLGLIAVVAICVYLVDVRPRVDDVQRGPRW, encoded by the coding sequence GTGTTCAACGTTCAAGGGATCACTGGTCTGATCATGTTCGCGCTGCAGCTGCTGGCACTTGCCGCGGCAGCCTTCGCGATCTTCCATGCGGTGCGCCAGCGAAAGGATGCCTTCACGGCCGTCGACAAGCTGACCAAGCCGATCTGGCTCGGCATTCTCGTCGCTGCCCTGTTCGTAGTGTTCTTGTTCGGTCCGGTGCACCTGCTTGGACTGATCGCCGTGGTCGCGATCTGTGTGTACCTCGTCGACGTGCGTCCGCGTGTGGACGATGTCCAGCGCGGACCGCGCTGGTAG
- the metE gene encoding 5-methyltetrahydropteroyltriglutamate--homocysteine S-methyltransferase yields MSAANTAGYGSSILGYPRIGPRRELKRALEAYWHGTGSRAELVSVAKELQEETWSELAATGLSQVPGNTFSYYDHVLDNALMFGAIPERFTPLQGELDPLDFYFTMARGRPDFPPLELVRFFGTNYHYRQPELDERTTFSLHSETLLDEFERAKARGIELRPVVLGPVSLLLLSKVAPGSTQEGFSTLDLLDQLLPQYEALFEQLAKAGATCVQLDEPCFTEDRTPAELAALGRTYDKLAHAPLRPRILVTGPYGRLGEALAVLAATPVEALGLDLVNGRITAEELAKIPGIKRKRLYAGVVDGRNVWRVDRFNTLTYLNQIKDVVPDLVVSTSCSLLHVPYDVLMEYDLPGDVADRLAFAKQKVGEVVSLAKALTEGPSDRWRKKPTSVHFKQKHDVRSRVNAIKPEHRVRAPYEERRVAQQARLNLPPVPATTLGSFPQTDAIRQARYDLGQGRLDWDEYYKRIQDEIARTIALQEDIGLDVFVHGEHERNDMIQYFAELLDGYAFTHNGWVQAYGSRCTRPPVLYGDVRRPKPMTVEWISFAQSLTDKPVKGMLTGPVTMLARSFVRQDQPLHETADQLALAIRDEIADLEAAGIAIIQVDEPAIRELLPLRETGRKEYLDWAVDAFRLATGGAKPETQIHTHLTYSGQRSVVDAIERLDADVTAIVATRSITWVLDAIKEKALTHGVGPGVYESRSARIPDIDELDALLTEAAESVDLDRLWANPDGGLKTRHYWQLEPSLRNLVAAARRLRRRATQG; encoded by the coding sequence ATGTCCGCCGCAAACACCGCCGGGTACGGATCCAGCATCCTGGGATACCCGCGTATCGGTCCCCGTCGTGAACTCAAGCGCGCCCTCGAGGCGTACTGGCACGGCACGGGATCCCGGGCCGAACTCGTCTCCGTCGCAAAGGAACTGCAGGAGGAAACGTGGAGTGAACTGGCTGCCACCGGGCTGAGTCAGGTGCCGGGCAACACGTTCTCGTACTACGACCACGTCCTTGACAACGCGTTGATGTTCGGCGCGATCCCCGAGCGGTTCACCCCGCTGCAAGGCGAGCTGGACCCGCTCGACTTCTACTTCACCATGGCTCGCGGCCGCCCGGACTTCCCGCCGCTCGAGCTCGTGCGTTTCTTCGGCACCAACTATCACTACCGTCAGCCCGAACTCGATGAGCGCACCACGTTCTCATTGCATTCGGAGACCCTGCTCGACGAGTTCGAGCGCGCCAAGGCCCGCGGTATCGAGCTGCGCCCCGTGGTTCTCGGACCGGTCTCACTGTTGCTGCTGTCGAAGGTCGCGCCCGGGTCCACGCAGGAGGGGTTCTCCACACTGGATCTGCTCGATCAGCTGCTGCCGCAGTACGAGGCCCTGTTCGAGCAGCTCGCCAAGGCCGGCGCCACCTGCGTTCAGCTCGACGAGCCGTGCTTCACCGAGGACCGCACCCCCGCGGAACTGGCAGCGCTCGGTCGCACATACGACAAGCTCGCACACGCCCCGCTGCGTCCGCGCATCCTCGTGACCGGCCCGTACGGCCGGCTCGGCGAGGCGCTCGCGGTGCTCGCCGCCACGCCGGTCGAGGCACTCGGCCTGGACCTCGTCAACGGCCGGATCACCGCCGAAGAACTCGCGAAGATCCCCGGCATCAAGCGCAAGCGCCTGTATGCCGGCGTCGTCGACGGTCGCAACGTGTGGCGCGTCGACCGCTTCAACACCCTTACCTACCTGAACCAGATCAAGGATGTCGTTCCGGACCTGGTGGTCTCGACATCGTGCTCACTGCTGCACGTGCCCTACGACGTGCTCATGGAGTACGACCTGCCCGGTGATGTCGCCGACCGCCTCGCCTTCGCGAAGCAGAAGGTCGGTGAGGTGGTCTCGCTCGCGAAGGCGCTCACCGAGGGTCCGTCGGACCGCTGGCGCAAGAAGCCGACGTCGGTGCACTTCAAGCAGAAGCACGACGTCCGTTCGCGTGTCAACGCCATCAAGCCCGAACACCGCGTCCGCGCGCCGTACGAGGAGCGCCGCGTCGCGCAGCAGGCCCGGCTGAACCTGCCGCCAGTGCCGGCCACGACGCTGGGCTCGTTCCCGCAGACCGACGCGATCCGTCAGGCCCGGTACGACCTGGGCCAGGGCCGTCTCGACTGGGACGAGTACTACAAGCGCATCCAGGACGAGATCGCCCGCACGATCGCGTTGCAGGAGGACATCGGCCTGGACGTGTTCGTGCACGGCGAGCATGAGCGCAACGACATGATCCAGTACTTCGCCGAGCTGCTCGACGGTTACGCGTTCACCCACAACGGCTGGGTGCAGGCGTACGGATCGCGATGCACCCGTCCGCCGGTGTTGTACGGCGACGTCCGGCGACCGAAACCGATGACGGTGGAGTGGATCTCGTTTGCACAGTCGCTGACCGACAAGCCGGTCAAGGGCATGCTCACCGGGCCGGTCACGATGCTGGCTCGCTCGTTCGTGCGGCAGGACCAGCCGCTGCACGAGACTGCAGACCAGCTGGCGCTCGCCATTCGTGACGAGATTGCCGACCTCGAGGCCGCCGGCATCGCGATCATCCAGGTCGACGAGCCGGCGATCCGGGAACTGTTGCCGCTCCGGGAAACCGGGCGCAAGGAGTATCTGGACTGGGCAGTGGATGCGTTCCGTCTCGCTACCGGGGGCGCCAAGCCCGAGACGCAGATTCACACGCATCTGACCTACTCGGGACAGCGCTCGGTGGTCGACGCCATCGAACGACTCGACGCCGATGTCACCGCGATCGTCGCGACGCGCTCCATCACCTGGGTGCTCGACGCGATAAAGGAGAAGGCGCTCACCCACGGCGTCGGACCCGGTGTGTACGAGAGCCGTTCGGCACGGATTCCGGACATCGACGAGCTCGATGCGCTGCTCACCGAGGCCGCCGAATCGGTGGATCTCGACCGGCTGTGGGCAAACCCCGACGGCGGACTCAAGACCCGCCACTATTGGCAGCTGGAGCCGTCGCTGCGCAACCTGGTTGCGGCGGCTCGGCGATTGCGACGGCGTGCCACGCAGGGGTAG
- a CDS encoding polyphosphate kinase 2 family protein: MTARDQKELWTTPAALALRAGPGTKVAKIDTKATPGFTGNKADGERLLEERGAVLSALQEKLYANGRSGDKRSVLLILQGMDTAGKGGMVRHVIGHVDPQGVDHAAFGVPTRDEKRHHYLWRINKALPRGGQLGVFDRSHYEDVLVVRVHNLVPEDVWSGRYEEINQFERELTYAGTTLVKVAMFVSLDTQKARLAERLERPDKHWKYNPGDVTERALWPQYQEAYQAMLDRTSTDYAPWYVVPCDRKWYSRIAVTELLIDALARLDLEWPPAEFDIEVEKERLARS, encoded by the coding sequence ATGACGGCGCGCGATCAGAAGGAACTGTGGACCACCCCGGCGGCCCTGGCGCTGCGCGCGGGACCCGGCACCAAGGTCGCGAAGATCGACACCAAAGCGACGCCGGGTTTCACCGGCAACAAGGCGGACGGCGAACGGCTACTCGAGGAACGCGGAGCAGTTCTCTCGGCGTTGCAGGAGAAGCTGTACGCGAACGGGCGCTCGGGAGACAAGCGGTCAGTGCTGCTGATCCTGCAGGGCATGGATACCGCAGGCAAGGGTGGGATGGTCCGGCACGTGATCGGCCATGTGGACCCGCAGGGCGTCGACCACGCCGCATTCGGAGTGCCCACACGCGACGAGAAGCGGCACCACTACCTGTGGCGGATCAACAAGGCGTTACCGCGAGGCGGACAACTGGGAGTCTTCGACCGGTCGCACTACGAGGACGTGCTCGTGGTCCGGGTGCACAACCTGGTGCCGGAGGACGTGTGGAGCGGCCGGTACGAGGAAATCAACCAGTTCGAACGCGAACTCACCTACGCCGGAACCACATTGGTGAAGGTTGCCATGTTCGTCTCGCTGGATACACAGAAGGCCCGGCTCGCGGAACGGCTCGAGCGGCCGGACAAGCACTGGAAGTACAACCCGGGCGACGTCACCGAGCGGGCGCTGTGGCCGCAGTACCAGGAGGCCTACCAGGCGATGCTCGACCGGACGTCCACAGACTACGCGCCGTGGTATGTGGTTCCGTGTGATCGCAAGTGGTACAGCCGGATTGCCGTCACCGAGCTACTCATAGATGCGCTCGCTCGACTCGACCTGGAATGGCCCCCGGCCGAGTTCGACATCGAGGTCGAGAAAGAACGGTTGGCCCGTTCCTGA
- a CDS encoding TetR/AcrR family transcriptional regulator, with product MWRNQVPKQTADAQQTTESETTVRSEKPDGRKRRWREHKIARREELVDGTISAIRTRGRDIGMDDIASEIGVSKTVLYRYFTDKNDLTSATMIRYVETILAPRMYEAIAEDLDEFELTRVAISAYVETVSADPEVYLYVMANSSGPNRDVVAESERMIADLLATVLGERLRGMDMDSGGSVPWAYGIVGAVQLATHWWISNKSMSTEDLIDYLVMMTWGGISGIAATNGSPARFKAAPHPLLEKSAAEDA from the coding sequence ATGTGGCGAAACCAAGTGCCGAAGCAAACCGCAGATGCGCAGCAGACAACCGAATCCGAGACAACCGTCAGAAGCGAGAAGCCGGACGGTCGCAAACGGCGCTGGCGCGAGCACAAGATCGCCCGCCGCGAGGAACTCGTCGACGGCACGATCTCGGCCATCCGCACGCGCGGCCGGGACATCGGCATGGACGACATCGCGTCCGAGATCGGTGTCTCGAAGACGGTCCTCTACCGCTACTTCACCGACAAGAACGACCTCACCAGCGCGACCATGATTCGGTACGTCGAGACGATCCTCGCGCCACGCATGTACGAGGCGATCGCCGAGGACCTCGACGAGTTCGAGCTCACCCGGGTCGCCATCTCCGCCTACGTGGAGACGGTGTCTGCGGACCCCGAGGTGTACCTGTACGTCATGGCCAACAGCTCCGGGCCCAATCGCGATGTGGTCGCCGAATCGGAGCGGATGATCGCCGACCTGCTCGCCACCGTGCTCGGCGAACGGCTGCGGGGTATGGACATGGACTCGGGCGGATCCGTGCCGTGGGCGTACGGGATCGTCGGCGCGGTCCAGCTCGCGACGCACTGGTGGATCTCGAACAAGTCGATGTCGACCGAGGACCTCATCGACTACCTCGTGATGATGACGTGGGGCGGAATCTCGGGGATCGCGGCGACCAACGGATCGCCGGCGCGTTTCAAAGCGGCGCCGCATCCGCTGCTCGAGAAGTCTGCGGCCGAGGACGCCTGA
- a CDS encoding AarF/ABC1/UbiB kinase family protein has product MADKVPTSRLLRGSRLGQVAAGRAIRNAGTRLSMVGRSEEVRARLSEQSAIAAADQLVTVLGGMKGVAMKLGQMLSILDLDLVPENHRDEFQRKLAALRDQAPTTSFETMSAVIEADYGRPLSEVFAEFDSEAVAAASIGQVYRARLHDGREVAVKVQYPGIDAAIRADLKNLTMFLKIWRSSVPSFSMPPLLEELQLNFEGELDYEREAQTQHRIAATYADHPFIAVPDSLPELSTRRVLVSEFFEGTSFSQIRSLPQHERNRIGEILFRFYIGSLYRYHEFCGDPHPGNVLLGTDGRVGFVDFGLFNSMDAEHVEFEKRCLRAATEGRADDLYALMVRRGVISRAAEVTPDECLEYVFAAAEWNLVDEEIAITPEMANAGFLLAIDPRAAEFSGMKSQTLPPEHLFSRRAEFLTFGVLGQLDACANWHRISREWTYGDPAATELGVAEEKWRPSR; this is encoded by the coding sequence TTGGCCGACAAGGTCCCCACGTCCCGGCTCCTCCGCGGATCGAGGCTCGGCCAGGTCGCAGCCGGTCGCGCGATCCGAAACGCGGGTACCCGCCTGTCGATGGTCGGGCGCTCGGAGGAGGTGCGCGCACGGCTCTCCGAACAGTCCGCGATCGCCGCCGCGGACCAGCTCGTCACGGTCCTCGGGGGCATGAAGGGGGTCGCGATGAAGCTGGGCCAGATGCTCTCCATCCTGGACCTCGACCTGGTACCCGAGAACCATCGGGATGAGTTCCAGCGCAAGCTCGCCGCGCTGCGAGACCAGGCGCCGACAACCTCGTTCGAGACGATGAGCGCGGTGATCGAGGCCGACTACGGGCGGCCCTTGAGCGAGGTGTTCGCCGAGTTCGATTCCGAGGCGGTGGCGGCCGCATCGATCGGCCAGGTGTACCGGGCACGGCTGCACGACGGCCGCGAGGTCGCGGTGAAGGTGCAGTATCCCGGCATCGACGCTGCGATCCGCGCCGATCTGAAGAACCTGACGATGTTCCTCAAGATCTGGAGGTCGTCAGTACCGTCGTTCTCGATGCCGCCGCTGCTGGAAGAGCTGCAGCTGAACTTCGAGGGCGAACTCGACTACGAGCGCGAGGCGCAGACTCAGCACCGGATTGCGGCGACGTACGCCGACCACCCGTTCATCGCCGTGCCGGACAGTCTCCCCGAGTTGAGCACCCGACGGGTGCTGGTGAGCGAGTTCTTCGAGGGCACAAGCTTCAGTCAGATCCGTTCACTGCCTCAGCACGAGCGAAATCGGATCGGCGAGATCCTGTTCCGGTTCTACATCGGCTCCCTCTACCGATACCACGAATTCTGCGGGGACCCGCACCCCGGCAACGTGCTGCTCGGCACCGACGGCAGGGTCGGGTTCGTGGATTTCGGGTTGTTCAACAGCATGGACGCCGAACACGTCGAGTTCGAGAAGCGCTGCCTGCGCGCCGCGACGGAGGGCCGCGCGGACGACCTGTACGCGCTGATGGTTCGCCGCGGCGTCATCTCCCGTGCTGCCGAGGTGACACCTGACGAGTGCCTCGAATATGTGTTCGCCGCCGCCGAATGGAATCTGGTCGACGAGGAGATCGCCATCACGCCGGAGATGGCGAACGCCGGGTTCCTCCTCGCGATCGATCCCCGGGCGGCCGAGTTCTCGGGCATGAAGAGTCAGACCCTGCCGCCCGAGCACTTGTTCTCCCGACGCGCCGAATTCCTGACCTTCGGCGTTCTGGGCCAACTCGATGCGTGCGCCAACTGGCACCGCATCAGCCGCGAATGGACGTACGGTGACCCCGCTGCCACCGAACTCGGTGTGGCGGAGGAGAAGTGGCGCCCCAGTCGGTGA
- a CDS encoding heparin-binding hemagglutinin, translated as MTDPKIIENVKTPFYAAVGTGDLVVQAVADVVAQMRSRAEDTNTDVSGRIEEARERWANLPAEVSEGVEQLRERLAALPSELPEELAELRERFTADELRKVAEAYLKVASDLYVALAERGEEAVDRIRKQPAVEEQIERAEAVFGDAVELTEEALGTVARQTRELGEQAAKLAGRAAGRISDVADEAAVVLSETGDSVANRVVGAGARAESTSAAAAERVEAAAEAAAPKPAEKPAPAAKPAAHAPAKKAAPAKAPAAKATPAAAAKKAPAAKKAPAKKTTH; from the coding sequence ATGACTGATCCGAAGATCATCGAAAACGTGAAGACCCCGTTCTATGCTGCCGTCGGTACCGGTGACCTGGTGGTCCAGGCCGTCGCCGACGTCGTGGCGCAGATGCGTTCGCGCGCCGAGGACACCAACACCGATGTGTCCGGCCGCATCGAGGAGGCGCGCGAGCGCTGGGCCAACCTGCCCGCCGAGGTGTCCGAGGGCGTCGAGCAGCTGCGCGAGCGTCTCGCGGCGCTGCCGTCCGAGCTGCCCGAGGAGCTTGCCGAGCTGCGTGAGCGCTTCACCGCGGACGAGCTCCGTAAGGTGGCCGAGGCCTATCTCAAGGTGGCTTCCGACCTCTATGTCGCGCTCGCGGAGCGTGGCGAGGAAGCCGTCGACCGTATCCGTAAGCAGCCGGCCGTCGAGGAGCAGATCGAGCGCGCCGAGGCGGTGTTCGGTGACGCCGTCGAGCTCACCGAGGAAGCCCTCGGCACCGTGGCGCGTCAGACGCGTGAACTCGGCGAGCAGGCCGCCAAGCTCGCGGGCCGTGCTGCCGGACGCATCAGCGACGTCGCCGACGAGGCCGCGGTGGTGCTGTCCGAGACCGGCGACTCCGTTGCGAACCGCGTCGTCGGAGCTGGTGCGCGTGCGGAGTCCACCTCCGCCGCCGCTGCCGAGCGCGTCGAGGCCGCGGCCGAGGCCGCGGCGCCGAAGCCCGCCGAGAAGCCGGCTCCCGCCGCGAAGCCGGCCGCCCATGCTCCCGCCAAGAAGGCCGCACCGGCCAAGGCGCCCGCTGCCAAGGCGACCCCGGCTGCTGCCGCGAAGAAGGCTCCGGCCGCCAAGAAGGCTCCGGCCAAGAAGACCACCCACTGA
- a CDS encoding DUF445 domain-containing protein gives MFDDTAKKRDLRRMKAVATGFLVFATVVYLFCRWQEARGAGAWVGYVRAASEAGMVGALADWFAVTALFRHPLGLKIPHTAIIKRKKDQLGESLSHFVGDNFLAPEVVSAKVEAAQIPLRLGTWMAEPVHAHRVAAETATLLRGVVEVLRDEDVTAIIDNTIVRRIAEPDWGPPIGKVLAELLRENRQMPLLDLLAERAHQWALNSQETIDRIISRDSPSWSPKFVDAMLGDKIHRELVEFTWKVRSNPEHEVRLAANRFLIDFADDLQNDPATIAKAESIKAEIMGREEITGLAAATWRVAKRLIMESVDDPDSTLRRKVAENVAGLGERLRDDADLRAKVDGWLLSGTRYIAENYTDEITAVITETVERWDAEEASRKIELQVGRDLQFIRINGTVVGSLAGLLIYTVSQLLFA, from the coding sequence ATGTTCGACGACACCGCCAAGAAGCGTGACTTGCGGAGAATGAAGGCGGTCGCGACCGGCTTCCTCGTCTTCGCCACCGTCGTCTACCTGTTCTGCCGCTGGCAGGAGGCCCGCGGCGCCGGCGCCTGGGTCGGTTATGTGCGTGCGGCGTCGGAGGCGGGCATGGTCGGCGCGCTGGCCGACTGGTTCGCGGTGACCGCGCTGTTCCGTCATCCGCTGGGGTTGAAGATCCCGCACACCGCGATCATCAAACGCAAGAAGGATCAGCTGGGCGAGAGCCTGAGTCACTTCGTCGGCGACAACTTCCTGGCACCCGAGGTGGTGTCGGCGAAGGTCGAGGCCGCGCAGATCCCGCTGCGCTTGGGCACCTGGATGGCCGAGCCCGTGCACGCCCATCGGGTCGCCGCCGAGACCGCGACACTGCTGCGAGGGGTCGTCGAGGTGCTCCGGGACGAGGATGTCACCGCGATCATCGACAACACCATCGTGCGCCGTATCGCCGAACCCGACTGGGGCCCGCCGATCGGCAAGGTGCTCGCCGAACTGCTGCGTGAGAACCGGCAGATGCCGCTGCTGGATCTGCTGGCCGAGCGCGCACATCAGTGGGCGCTGAACAGTCAGGAGACGATCGACCGGATCATCAGCCGCGATTCGCCCTCGTGGTCGCCGAAGTTCGTCGACGCCATGCTCGGCGACAAGATCCACCGCGAGCTCGTCGAGTTCACGTGGAAGGTGCGCTCCAATCCGGAGCACGAGGTGCGGCTCGCCGCCAACCGCTTCCTGATCGACTTCGCCGACGACCTGCAGAACGACCCCGCCACGATCGCCAAGGCCGAGTCGATCAAGGCCGAGATCATGGGCCGCGAGGAGATCACCGGCCTCGCTGCCGCGACATGGCGGGTGGCCAAACGGCTGATCATGGAGTCGGTCGACGATCCGGACAGCACGCTGCGCCGCAAGGTCGCCGAGAACGTAGCCGGTCTCGGCGAGCGGCTGCGTGACGACGCGGACCTGCGGGCCAAGGTCGACGGCTGGCTTCTCTCGGGTACTCGCTACATCGCGGAGAACTACACCGACGAGATCACCGCGGTCATCACCGAGACCGTAGAGCGCTGGGACGCCGAGGAGGCGAGCCGCAAGATCGAGCTTCAGGTGGGCCGGGATCTGCAGTTCATCCGCATCAACGGCACCGTCGTCGGATCCCTCGCGGGCCTGCTCATCTACACCGTCTCGCAGCTTCTCTTCGCCTGA
- a CDS encoding helix-turn-helix transcriptional regulator: protein MVDEPDDMSGAARAVSNAAQDIGGFIRSQREAAQVSLRQLAQLAGVSNPYLSQIERGLRKPSADVLAQIAKGLRVSSEVLYMQAGFLEQRPHGPVRDALLADGAITERQKQVLLEIYESFRRENDPKQSESAADQADPSDEPEHEIADPLDRRSEND from the coding sequence ATGGTCGATGAGCCCGACGACATGAGCGGTGCTGCACGAGCGGTGAGCAATGCCGCTCAGGACATCGGCGGCTTCATCCGCTCGCAACGGGAGGCGGCGCAGGTGTCACTGCGTCAGCTCGCCCAGCTCGCGGGCGTCAGCAATCCCTACCTGAGCCAGATCGAACGCGGGCTGCGCAAGCCGTCCGCCGATGTCCTCGCTCAGATCGCGAAGGGCCTGCGGGTCTCCTCGGAGGTCCTGTACATGCAGGCGGGGTTCCTCGAGCAACGCCCGCACGGTCCAGTCCGGGACGCGCTGCTGGCCGACGGTGCCATCACCGAACGGCAGAAGCAGGTGCTTCTCGAGATCTACGAGTCGTTCCGTCGCGAGAACGACCCGAAACAGTCCGAATCCGCCGCCGATCAGGCCGACCCCTCGGACGAACCAGAGCACGAGATCGCAGATCCACTCGACAGGAGATCCGAGAATGACTGA
- the purU gene encoding formyltetrahydrofolate deformylase yields the protein MSSAASTDDRRYVLSLGCPDRTGIVARISAFLAEIGGWIVEAAYHADADTGWFFTRQAVRASSISLSLEEMREKFAAVAEELGPETEWTLTDTGERKRVVLLVSKEGHCLHDLLGRVAAGELPCEIAAVIGNHPDLERVTERHGVDFHYVSFPKDPAERGPAFEQVRKLVDAHDPHAVVLARFMQVLPAELCDHWAGRAINIHHSFLPSFVGARPYHQAFTRGVKLIGATCHYVTAELDAGPIIEQDVIRVDHTDEVADMVRQGRDIEKLVLARGLRWHLEDRVQVHGRKTVVFS from the coding sequence ATGAGTTCAGCTGCTTCGACCGACGACCGTCGTTACGTCCTGTCTCTGGGTTGCCCCGACCGCACCGGCATCGTGGCCCGCATCTCTGCGTTCCTCGCCGAGATCGGCGGCTGGATCGTCGAGGCCGCGTACCACGCCGACGCCGACACCGGCTGGTTCTTCACCCGGCAGGCGGTCCGGGCGTCGTCGATCAGCCTGAGCCTCGAGGAGATGCGCGAGAAGTTCGCGGCCGTCGCCGAGGAACTCGGCCCCGAGACCGAGTGGACGCTCACCGACACCGGCGAGCGCAAGCGCGTCGTGCTGCTGGTCAGCAAGGAGGGCCACTGCCTGCACGATCTCCTCGGCCGGGTCGCCGCCGGCGAGCTACCGTGCGAGATCGCCGCCGTGATCGGTAACCACCCGGACCTCGAGCGGGTCACGGAGCGACATGGCGTCGACTTCCACTACGTATCGTTCCCGAAGGACCCAGCCGAGCGTGGCCCCGCGTTCGAGCAGGTACGCAAGCTCGTCGACGCACACGACCCGCATGCGGTGGTGCTGGCCCGCTTCATGCAGGTGCTCCCCGCCGAGCTGTGCGACCACTGGGCCGGACGTGCGATCAACATCCACCACAGCTTCCTGCCGTCGTTCGTGGGCGCCCGCCCGTACCACCAGGCTTTCACGCGCGGCGTGAAGCTGATCGGCGCCACCTGCCACTACGTCACGGCCGAGCTGGACGCGGGCCCGATCATCGAGCAGGACGTCATCCGCGTCGACCACACCGATGAGGTGGCCGACATGGTGCGCCAGGGCCGCGACATCGAGAAGCTGGTGCTCGCGCGCGGACTGCGGTGGCACCTGGAGGACCGCGTTCAGGTGCACGGCCGCAAGACCGTCGTCTTCAGCTGA
- a CDS encoding alpha/beta hydrolase — MTARNRHKALWLLIGAAGLGAVAGGAVVALRARRVAATAGSEAEASLFDTPDLEPEIIPVTTADGAELHVRAYGSPDADPIVLSHGWTCSADFWNPQVNALAGKYRVITYDQRGHGRSGIGNAPLSPDVLADDLAAVLAATVRDGRKAEIVGHSMGGMSIVAWAGRYPEQVQQYASSVLLASTGTDSLIAETTVIPLPQGFPRVPVPVGRAVLGSVMPMPTSPLTARAIKYVAMAPGATPAEVEFCERIVSECHPRTRGGWGAAISTLDIKDGLKNLDVPTTVMVGTADRLTPPSHARRLAQALDDAEHLERLIVLKGVGHMTSVEAIDEFNAEVERLRGLA; from the coding sequence GTGACCGCACGGAACCGGCACAAGGCGCTGTGGCTCCTGATCGGCGCCGCAGGGTTGGGCGCAGTGGCAGGCGGCGCCGTCGTCGCATTGCGGGCGCGAAGGGTTGCCGCAACAGCAGGTTCCGAGGCCGAGGCGTCGCTGTTCGACACCCCAGACCTCGAGCCGGAGATCATCCCCGTCACCACTGCCGACGGCGCCGAACTGCACGTGCGGGCCTACGGTTCTCCCGATGCCGATCCGATCGTGCTCAGCCATGGCTGGACATGTTCGGCCGACTTCTGGAACCCGCAGGTCAACGCGCTCGCTGGGAAGTATCGGGTCATCACCTACGACCAGCGCGGTCACGGGCGCAGTGGTATCGGTAATGCCCCGCTCAGCCCCGACGTACTGGCCGACGACCTGGCCGCGGTTCTCGCTGCGACGGTCCGCGACGGCCGCAAGGCCGAGATCGTCGGCCACAGCATGGGCGGCATGAGCATCGTGGCGTGGGCCGGCCGCTACCCCGAACAGGTGCAGCAGTATGCGAGTTCAGTGCTGTTGGCGAGCACCGGCACCGACAGCCTGATCGCCGAGACCACGGTGATCCCGCTGCCGCAAGGCTTCCCGCGTGTGCCGGTTCCGGTGGGTCGGGCCGTGCTGGGTTCGGTCATGCCGATGCCCACCTCCCCGCTCACCGCCCGCGCTATCAAGTACGTCGCGATGGCCCCGGGGGCGACCCCTGCCGAGGTCGAGTTCTGCGAACGCATCGTCTCGGAGTGCCATCCGCGTACCCGCGGCGGTTGGGGCGCCGCCATCAGCACCCTGGACATCAAGGACGGCCTGAAGAACCTGGACGTGCCGACCACCGTGATGGTGGGTACCGCCGACCGGCTCACCCCGCCGTCGCATGCCCGCCGGCTGGCGCAGGCGCTCGACGACGCCGAGCACCTCGAGCGTTTGATCGTGCTGAAGGGTGTCGGTCACATGACTTCGGTCGAGGCGATCGACGAGTTCAACGCCGAGGTCGAGCGCCTGCGCGGTCTGGCGTAG